DNA from Terriglobales bacterium:
CAGTCCGCTTCTCTTCGTTTGCACGCTGCTGGGCGTGTTGCTTTCGGTGATGGCGGGCTGCCAGAAGGACACGCGCCCCAAGAGCGATGCCGAGCTGGGCCTGACGCCGCAGCAGGCCCGCGGCCGCCGCGTCTATGATGCCCACTGCCTGGTCTGCCATGAGGCCTACAGCGGAGACGAGCAGCGCGGGCCCACGCTGATGGGCATGTACAAGAAGCGCCAGTTGCCGAGCGGCGCTCCCGCCAACGACGAGCGCGTGCGCGACGCCATCGTCGCCGGCCGGGCCAAGATGCCGGGCTACAGCAATCTCCTGACGGCGCAGCAGGTGGACGATCTGATCGCGTACATGCACACGCTGTAGAGAGAGTGAGCAGTACCGAGTCCCGAGTTGTCCTCCCCGGCGGTTAAAGCGGCAACTCCTGCGACGGCTGCCATTTACAATAGAAATGCCGATGGCCGCTTCCTTCCAGCTCGTGCAAATCGCGCCGGTGCCGCTGCGCCCGCAGGCGAAGCCGGAGTGGCTGAAGGCGCGCGCGCCGATGGGAGAGAACTTCCACGAACTGAAAGTGCTGGCGCGCTCGCTGGGCCTGCACACAGTGTGCGAGTCGGCGCATTGCCCCAACATCGGCGAGTGCTGGAACCACCGCACGGCAACGTTCATGCTGCTGGGCGACGTGTGCACGCGCCGCTGCGGCTTCTGTGCCGTGCCCAAGGGACGTCCCGGGCCCATCGACCGGGACGAGCCTGGGAGGGTGGCGGAAGCTGTGGCCACGCTGGGGCTGAGGCACGCGGTGGTGACCAGCGTGAATCGCGATGACGACAACCTGGGCGGGGCACGGATCTTCGCCGAAACCATTCGCCAGATTCGCCGCCGGGCTCCGGGCTGCCGCGTGGAGGTGCTGATCCCGGACTTCCAGGGTGACGAAGAATCGCTGCGGGCGGTCCTCGACGCCCGTCCCGATGTGCTCAACCACAACACCGAGACCGTTCCCCGCCTTTACCGCACGGTGCGCTCGGGAGCACGCTACCAGCGCTCGCTCGACCTGCTGGCGCACGCCAAGCAACTCTCACCCACAATGGTGACCAAGTCCGGGCTGATGGCCGGCCTGGGCGAGAGCATGGACGAACTGCTCGCAGTGTTCCGCGACCTTGCGGAACGCGGAGTCGATATCCTTACCGTCGGCCAGTACCTGCGACCTACGCTCGACCATCTGCCGGTGGCCCGCTACTACACGCCGGATGAGTTCCGGTCCCTGAAGGAAGAAGCGATGGCCATGGGCTTTCGCCACGTGGAGTCCGGCCCGCTGGTCCGCTCCAGCTACCACGCCCACGAACACACCGACGCCGCCCTGAAAGAGTAGGGACAGCTTTCGCGGCGAGTCGCGGCCTCTTGCCGGCGACGCGGATGCCGACGGCCGGGTCCGGGTTGCTCCGCCCGGCGAGACCATTGCGAGCCGGCCACCACATCTTCTTGCCTTCCGCTCCCATCTAAGGAATGAGGAGGAAGGCATCATGCGTACCAACTCCCAAAGACTTTTCCTTGCTGCAGGGCTGACGCTGCTCACACTGGCGCTTCTGGGTTGCCCGGAGCAGACCACCATCGGGCAGATCAACGCCGACCCCGGCCGCTACCTGAACAAGGAAGTCGGTGTGTCGGGCACGGTGACGGAATCTTTCGGTGTCCTGAACAAAGGCGTGTATCAAGTGGACGACGGCACCGGCCGCCTGTGGGTGTTCTCGGAGCGGTACGGCGTGCCGACCCAGGGAGCGCGCGTGCAAGTGGCCGGCCGCATCACGCCTACGGTGACCTTCAGCGGGCGGAGCTTCACGAACATCCTGCGCGAGACCCAACGGCGGAGGTGACACCCGCGAGTACCCATTTCCTTGACAATTGCGCGGCGTTCGCCGGATTCTATTGCCCCGCCTCCCCCCAAGAGGGGCATGCATGCGAAACGCCGCGATTCTTTGCCTGGCACTGTTTACCGTGTCTGCTTTGGGGTCGGATCACTCCGACTCACCCACCGGTCCGCAGGGCGCGCGCCTGGACGCGAACCTGAGCGATCTGCATGTCTTCACCCAGGGCCAGAACCTGGTGTTGAGCATGTGCTCGAACACGGCCATCCCGCCGTCGGCGACCAGTTACGTCTTCCCCAGCGACGTGACCTTCAAGTTTCACCTCGACGTGACGTCCGAGGTCGGTGCGGATGATCCCAGCGGCTACGGCGGTACCATCCTGGACCCGGACCACATCAAGGACGACATCGTATTCCGCATCCGGTTCCGATCCGATGGCTCGACTGAACTCAAGCGGATGATACGAGGCGTTGCCACGAAGGACCCACAGATCGTGAATTTCTTCGCCGGCCTGCGGGACGACGCGTTCATCCGCACGCCGCGTGCCGGACGCAACTCGGCCTGCATGGTGCTCGAAGTGCCGCTTTCCTCCGTGCTGCGGAGGCAAAGCACGATCCTGGTGTGGGCCACCAGCAAGGTCGATGACTTTGACGGTCCTTTCCAGGACCTGGTGGGGGAACCGCTGCGGGCCATGTTCCCGGAGCAGCAGCCGCTCAACAGCATGTCCATGTCGCAGCAGATGCGGAAGATGGGCGTCATGCCGGCGCCTATCATCTTCGACACGTCCAGGCCCGCGGCCTTCCCCAATGGCCGGGCGCTGACCGACGACGTCGTAGACCTGATGTGCTCCCTGGCGAGCGAGTGCCGCGTGTTCAACAGCGAGAACCCCTCACCCACTACGAACGACGTCCCATTCCTCGATACGTTCCCGTATCTTGCGCCGCCGCACCCGGCGCCGTAGCCGGGCGCTGTGATGCGCCTGCAGAAAAGGGTTCTGGCCGTTTTGTGGCTGGCGCTGGTGGCGGGCCTGATGGCTTACGCACAGCAGCCCGGGAGCGCTGACCCGGACGCCCGCATCCGCTATTACCGGCAACGAATCGGCGGACGCTCGACCTATCCCGCCTATGCACGGCTGGGTCTCGCCTTCGCCGACAAGGCGCGTGCCTCCGGGCGGGTTTCGTACTACCTCGACGCGGCGCGCTATCTGGAGCGCTCGCTTTCCATGCAGCGCAACTATGAAGCCCTGCTGGGGCTCTCCACGGTTTCGCTGGCGCTGCATCGCTTTCCGGAAGCGCGGACCTACGCCCAGGAGGCGGTGGACACGATGGCAGGCGATCCTTCGGCGCGAGGCGCGCTCTTCGACGCCCACCTGGCGATGGGGGATCTCCAGGCGGCTGAGGCCGCGCTGGAAAGAATGCAGGAGCGCACAGACTTCAGCTATCTCATCCGCCTGGCCGCGTTCCATGAATATCAGGGCGAGTCAGCCGACGCACTGCGCGAGGTGGAGCAAGCCTGCGCTCTTCCGGAGATGCAATCGGCTCCGGCCACCACCCGGGCGTGGTGCGAGGTGCGACGAGGCTCGCTGCAACTGGCACAGTGTCATCCTGACCGGGCGCGCGCGGCCTATGAGCGCGCACTGACCCTGGCTCCTTCCTATTTCCTTGCCGGAGAGCACCTGGCGGAACTGGACGCCGCCGAAGGGAAGACGCGGCAGGCGCTGCGCTTCTATGAGAAGCAGTGGAAGGCCGCGCCTGATCCGCGTTATCGCATCGCGCAGGGCGATCTCTACGCCGCCGCCGGGAAGCCACAGCAGGCTGCCGAGCAGCGCCGGCGTGCACGTTCCGAACTGCTGCAACGCGCCGCCGGGAATATTCGTGACGCCTGGCACGAACTGGCGCTGCTCGAGGCGGACGATGCCAAGACGCGTGCCGAGGCCGTGCGATGGGCAGAAAAGGACTGGCAGAACCGCCAGGATGTTCATGCCGCCGATGCGCTGGCCTGGGCATGGGCGCAGCAGGGCGACACTCCCAAGGCCGAAGCTGCGCTGGAGCCGGCCATGGCTCCCGGCAGCGCTTCCCCCCTGCTCCTGCTGCATGCTTCGCTTATCCGCTGGCGGAGCGGCCGCGCGGATGAGGCGCATGCGC
Protein-coding regions in this window:
- a CDS encoding cytochrome c, which translates into the protein MGMQRIHPSPLLFVCTLLGVLLSVMAGCQKDTRPKSDAELGLTPQQARGRRVYDAHCLVCHEAYSGDEQRGPTLMGMYKKRQLPSGAPANDERVRDAIVAGRAKMPGYSNLLTAQQVDDLIAYMHTL
- the lipA gene encoding lipoyl synthase, translating into MAASFQLVQIAPVPLRPQAKPEWLKARAPMGENFHELKVLARSLGLHTVCESAHCPNIGECWNHRTATFMLLGDVCTRRCGFCAVPKGRPGPIDRDEPGRVAEAVATLGLRHAVVTSVNRDDDNLGGARIFAETIRQIRRRAPGCRVEVLIPDFQGDEESLRAVLDARPDVLNHNTETVPRLYRTVRSGARYQRSLDLLAHAKQLSPTMVTKSGLMAGLGESMDELLAVFRDLAERGVDILTVGQYLRPTLDHLPVARYYTPDEFRSLKEEAMAMGFRHVESGPLVRSSYHAHEHTDAALKE
- a CDS encoding DUF4331 family protein — encoded protein: MRNAAILCLALFTVSALGSDHSDSPTGPQGARLDANLSDLHVFTQGQNLVLSMCSNTAIPPSATSYVFPSDVTFKFHLDVTSEVGADDPSGYGGTILDPDHIKDDIVFRIRFRSDGSTELKRMIRGVATKDPQIVNFFAGLRDDAFIRTPRAGRNSACMVLEVPLSSVLRRQSTILVWATSKVDDFDGPFQDLVGEPLRAMFPEQQPLNSMSMSQQMRKMGVMPAPIIFDTSRPAAFPNGRALTDDVVDLMCSLASECRVFNSENPSPTTNDVPFLDTFPYLAPPHPAP
- a CDS encoding tetratricopeptide repeat protein, coding for MRLQKRVLAVLWLALVAGLMAYAQQPGSADPDARIRYYRQRIGGRSTYPAYARLGLAFADKARASGRVSYYLDAARYLERSLSMQRNYEALLGLSTVSLALHRFPEARTYAQEAVDTMAGDPSARGALFDAHLAMGDLQAAEAALERMQERTDFSYLIRLAAFHEYQGESADALREVEQACALPEMQSAPATTRAWCEVRRGSLQLAQCHPDRARAAYERALTLAPSYFLAGEHLAELDAAEGKTRQALRFYEKQWKAAPDPRYRIAQGDLYAAAGKPQQAAEQRRRARSELLQRAAGNIRDAWHELALLEADDAKTRAEAVRWAEKDWQNRQDVHAADALAWAWAQQGDTPKAEAALEPAMAPGSASPLLLLHASLIRWRSGRADEAHALLAKALVCPVALSPQERRLAEQVKSELASPKR